The Argentina anserina chromosome 3, drPotAnse1.1, whole genome shotgun sequence genome includes a region encoding these proteins:
- the LOC126788244 gene encoding uncharacterized protein LOC126788244 has protein sequence MNKLSLSLVILTVFISSIGAWTGEIHGRVICDVCGDSALGPEDHILEGAEVAVLCITKSGEVLNYQAFTNAKGRYTVAETMPESDRWDACLARPISSFHEHCTHLRGTSSGVKFSYNHPSGYSHTIKTFVYRPSSVPAYCI, from the exons ATGAACAAGTTGTCGCTGAGCCTTGTCATCTTGACGGTCTTCATTTCCAGCATTGGAGCTTGGACTGGTGAAATCCACGGCAGAGTTATCTGTGATGTTTGTGGCGACTCCGCTCTCGGACCTGAAGATCATATTCTTGAAG GTGCTGAGGTGGCTGTTCTATGTATCACAAAATCTGGGGAAGTTCTAAATTACCAGGCATTCACGAATGCTAAGGGGAGATATACAGTGGCAGAGACAATGCCTGAGAGTGACCGCTGGGATGCTTGCCTAGCACGACCTATCAGCAGCTTCCATGAGCACTGCACTCATCTCAGGGGTACTAGTTCAGGGGTAAAGTTCAGTTATAATCACCCATCAGGTTATTCTCACACCATCAAAACTTTTGTCTATCGACCATCTAGTGTACCAGCATACTGCATTTGA